A segment of the Lolium perenne isolate Kyuss_39 chromosome 3, Kyuss_2.0, whole genome shotgun sequence genome:
TGAGCATTGGTTTTTGCTCATTAAGGTTAACGAGCTAAAAAATCGAGCCGATTATGTTCGTGAGCTACTTGTTAAGATCGGTAACAAGCTAGGCTTCACCAGTTTTAACTGCGAGTCACTTTAGTTATCTCAAATATTCGGCAGGAAGGGGCCAAGCAAAATAGTGTTCTTTAACCATGTTTGAAACTCCTACATTAGGATCTAAAAACCTATGCTTACTCTCTTCCTCACCAGGCAATGCACACATGTTTGTTTTCCATTGCCTCCTTAACGGTCCTTAACGAGCTGCTCGCGAGCACTCGCAAGAACATAACGAGTCGAGCCGAACAATGATTTCAGCTCGTTATTCTTAACGGGCTTAACGAGCCGAGCCTTAACGATCCGAGCAGCTCGTTAGTCCACCCCCTAATGTGGTCTATCTGAATCAAACAAAACCAAACAGATGGCTACCGCTTGCACTTGTTGCAGTAATGAGTTAGCGCGGACACCTTGGATGCACACCTGTAGCAGAAGCTGTGTCCACACCTACAAGCAAGGTTGAAGAACCAAATAAGCCACAGATCATTCCACGGTTAAGAACCAACAACTCATGAGCAGATGGCGATTTGTCAGGAAGAATAGAACACCTGCATTTGATGTAATTGCACCCTTCCGATTTCTCCACGTACATGTGGCACTTGGGGCAGCGCTGCCACCTCTGGCGGCCGGCGAGCCGGCGGAGCAAGAGATCGTCGCGTCCGCGCTCGTCCTGCCCGAGCTGCTGGAACTCCCTGCACTCGACGCCGGCGTGCCACGGCACGGCGCAGCGGCCGCAGAAGAGGCGGTGGCAGTGCGGGCACTCCGCCTGCGCGATCGCCTCCCCGCCATCATCTGCGAGAAGAGGCGCCGAGCACTCCCTGTACGGGCAGTACACCTTATTACCGGCACCGAACGCGGACTCGCAGAGCAGGAAACCCCACTTGTCGAGGAGATCAGGGGAGATGATGCCGCGGCAGCTCTCCGGCTCGACGGCGCCCGCGCCGCCGCAGCCAGGATCGGGGCAGTCTACGCGCGCGGCGTTCTCGCCCAGCTTCGCGGCGACGTACTGGGCGACGCAGGTGAAGCAGAATTCGTGGCCGCAAGAGGTGACGCTGAACTTGAGGATGTCGGCAACCGTCTCCATGCAGATGGCGCAGTAGAAgaactcgccgccgccgccgttgccgTCGAGCGGCGAATCGGCTCCACTGCCGTCGATGCGCGATGCTGGGGACGCTTCGGGCCTGAGTAATATTGTGCGGTTTGCAATTCGTTGTAATCGATTTGTACATCGTCACGCGGTCATAGGAATGAACCAAGGAGCTAAAGAAAGTATGGAGTTGGTGGGTTACCTCGATAGGAACACGACGAGCAACATCGCCACGGCGAGGACCCATGTCTTGGCTCGCCAGCTCAAGCCCTTTTTATGCGCAGGCGCGGCACCAGGCGTAGTCGCGCGCGTGTCCGTCagtattggcggcggcggcggcggcggcggcggcggcgaaggcgCCCGCCATGGCGCCGGTGAAGGCGCCGCGCCCGACGCCGAGGGCAGCAGCACGCCATCGTCGAGGAACAAGGCGACGGGCGCCTTGTCCACCAGCCCGCCGTGGAAGACGGTGCACATCTCTGCCGCTTCCGTCGCAGTGGCGTTGCCGGCCGGCATGAGGCCTTCCACCGGCTGCGCGTCGGCCGAGAGgacaaggaggaggagaagggcgGACAAGGGGAGAGTCCCGGCGAACGGCATCGCGCTTCTCCTACTTGATCGTCGCCGTGCGATTCCCTGTTGGCTATGGATTTGGGGAATATCAACTTGGATTTTGGGAACAAGGGTTGAAGCAAGTTGGGGAATTTTACCGGCGAGAGCTAAACTCCTCTAGTGCCTTGCTCAGTTGCTTCTCAACTACAGTCTACAGTATGAGTGTATGCCACAGTAAAGTAATCTCAACTCTCAAGAAGTCCTTTTTATTTACTAGTGCTCCCTCCGTGAACAACAGAACAAGTGACTTAGCTTTCTGTTGAAAAAAGACAAGAAAAAACATCGAAAAGCACCGTCTtgcaaaagtaaaaaagaaaaagcAAAACCAACCATGTGCCAATCTCAACGTGTCGCTCTGGAATAGAAACTCGGCTCTTGAAGATCAACGAAGCCAAATTATCTCCCGAAAAAGCTCGGCAATTTGAAAACAAAAGAAGAAGGTTGTCCTCTCTCCGTTATATTTGTTTTTCGTTCCCCATTCATGTCTTTCACTGGTCTCATTTGAAATGGCAAAGGGGAGAAGGGAAATAATGATTGACCCTTTTGTGGTGGCTTGAGAAGAGCACCTAAACAGTCCTGCCACGGATATATTTCCTTTTACAGTTGAAGAAATTGCCTTTGATGACTGATCGCTCGTAAGTGGAGGGAATCTTGGAAATCTTCGACAGGAAGTATTACCTAAATATATTATTGAACTTAAGGGAGCATAAGAATATCAATAAGATTCTACCAATTGAGATGTTACTCTCAACTACACATGTCTATCAATGGTCCGAAAAGCAAGTGGTGAATGCAACAGGTGGATCAAAACAGTAAAGtaaaatactccctccattctttGATATAAGACAAGTCACATTGagaagtaacatagagtagtgttaTGCATATGGCACTAGCCAGtccatgttactaccttcatatgaCTGCATCAATGAACTtgtagactcattctatcttgaaaaatgtgatgttatggtaacataacaTAGGTAGTTACTACATCCATATCTCGTTTAATTTAATATCATGTCATGTCATTAAAATGCTTAGTTGATAATGCATGTAGTTGCATGCTACTAccttagttactcccactatgagtaggttATTGGCGGGAAAATTAAAGAACACACATTGAGGAGAAAAATTAAACTAGGTTCGAGCAGGATTACCACTGGACAATTGACATGAGCAGAGGGCCATTGCATAAGATAAAGAGATGTAAACTAATCCCTAAAAAAATTGTCGAGACAAGTGGTGCAATGCAATGCACCCTATGTTCTGAATGTTTCTCAAAAAACTAGATGGCTTATATCTAGAAACGGAGGGAGCAGTAAACAGTAACATCATATTTTTAGTTTTCATCGAAAGAACTTAAGTACTAATTTTTAATGTTTAAAAGTGTAGGCATGAGGTGATAcgtggggcctttcatgagtgaGAGCAATCATGTAATACAAAAATAAGTGCCACAATGTTTGACTCTAGATTCTTGGATTCAACTCTAATAATAAGGACAATCCAAGAGCAAGagaaacaagaagaagggccaagaccaaGTCAAGAATTCGGCCAAGATCgtttgtttcaagtgcaaggttaaGGGACATCATGTTATATATCATGCCCATTTAAAAAGAAGAAGCAAATGAGTGAGAAGCAACACGGGAAGCggacacaaggtcaaggtcaagctcaaccTCAAGTTAAATATAGGCCACTTCCAAAGAGAATCAAGCTAAagtttgaaagtgcatggagcctccatgtgtggttttggtaattaatgacaatccctatggactaatgtttgcattgagttatatttgtaggagttgtccataggcaattcttgaaccatatgttggcttcaaggttgcaataagaagaaattgatgaaggatatcaagtgtcaagtatgtcttgaagatgaagatgaagtgagccctcaagttacttcaagacatcaacatgatgaagaatgaagaaatgatgtgcaagttcaagatgagccatctcgaagagatcctttgcttgagtcttgccatccatatggtgatcatggatatgtgaagatgcgccgaagaagaagctctcccatggtggattatgggggagcaatccacatggtggtcatgtttatgtgaagatgcgccgaagaagaagctctcccatggtggtttatgggggagcaatctacaagacttcgtcaagcaagcacaagcaagaaaggcgttccatcttgttgaggtcaagatcgtcgtcatcaagctcaagtggaatgcgcaagtataaggtttgctcttgatagggtttctttctcactggtctcatagtgtagttggagaccggtttatagtttagttgccgtactatcaagagggctctcgagtgagtaactcgatcgtatcgttcggagagagctcgaacctttgcatccttgcatcatctttcttggttattatttggatcttatccatgtgatgatttagagcttgtgcttattctcatgacaagctctagttcatcaagaatggtttttgcacgggcaacttgttgcattttcaagattggaggttttaccggtatgtcatttttagataggtcaaacctttcatcatttgtttctatcctcccttgttggactatgatggtttcctgcatgatcttgtagagcttgttcctagctttaaaacaagcccaagatcatcaaaatcggagtccggatgctaaagttatgcccgtttcagtttgatgtttctgccagttttcaggggagcggatattccggcccaagtttggggcggataatccggccccccggaaaaatccggtttttggacaaatccgggcaaatatccggccaaatgtccggcccccatcctgagagaagttttctcatgtccttagccgtttttcggggcccggatattttgcaaatatccggcccggaaaatctggcctgagctgacccaaacggtcatatttcgatgggagggggtatttaagccccccttcttcctccttgggcagctacctcttcccctttgtgctctccaccattgttgaccttgagagcttccctttccctctactcctcctatgcttcttgaatctttttgagggaaaaggaagaggagatctagatctacattcctaccaatcaaatccctctctttgtgaggggaatccactagatctagatcttggagaaatttggtgttcctcctcttatttgttcttcctctcttattcccccaatagcttttgtagctttgttggaatttgagagagaatgacttgagcatctttgtggtgttcttgccattgcatttggtgcatcggtttgagttctccacggtgattcgtggaggtgaaagcaagaaggttgttactcttgggttcttggaaccctagacggattctaggcctttgtggcatcttagtggtgttcttggggactccaattaagttgtggagaatcttcaagggcaaggcctttgtggcatctttgtggtgttcttggggactccaattaagttgtggagaatcttcaagggcaaggcctttgtggcatctttgtggtgttcttggggactccaattaagttgtggagtatcttcaagggcaaggcctttgtggcaatttgttgggagcctccaattaagttgtggagatagccccaagctttgtgcgggttcggtgaccttcctaaggtcccatagtggatcgaggacatcccttttggtgggaattctcgaggagaatacggtggccctcgtgcatttggagtgacttgtcctccacaccgctccaacggagagtagcactcgcaagagtgtgaacttcgggctacatcattgtctccgcgtcacttcggttattcctatacccgagctctttacttatgcactttactttgtgatagccatcgtgcttgaagttatatatatatcgtgctatcacataagttgcttgtcttgcttagcgtaagttgttggtacacataggtgaaccattgcttagaataagttgttggtgcacataggtgaaccatagtttataggctttgggcttgaaaaagtaaacgctagttttattccacatttgttaagcccatctcgtaaaagttttaaatcgcctattcaccccccccccctctaggcgacatccgtgtcctttcaattggtatcagagcaaggtctctcattcttaggcttcaccgccttgagagtaaagatgtcggctagaggattagtgcatgataacactcttatattagatggcacaaattatgatgtttggaaaatttgcatgcttagtcattttcgggacattgaccctcatatggagaaaattgtagatataggtttttctcctcctatggattcacaaaatctatcatTAGATGATGAGAAAattttatatctcaattctcaagcttcttatgttcttatgaatgctttgagagatgtaggtctttttccatacttgcctttttggagcgctcatgagttatggacaaagattcaagataaatatgatgtgtccaatattattgaggatgattgtattgcttccacttccggccgtgatgagttctcatcttcatccacttcaccaaagtgtggtaagacacaaggtaatgatatggtgagtggtgatgaaaattgcaatgttgatattgagcttactattgatgattcttcatctctatctcattgcaatgcttcatctttggacttaaacacatctagcactagaaatgatttacatgcttgtgttgatagtccttgcatatcatgtgtaagttgcttgaataaatctcataatgatatgcttgatttgtcttgtggacatgataaaaatgattctatttcctctagttgttgtgtgtctaacaatgtagaggaaaccaaggaTTCTAttagtcaagacaagatcttgaaaggagcctcaagtaactcctcatctttatctcacggtcctcatatatgccttatggccaagggttccacggtacctcctaccatggaacctaatatgtctcgtggtgataaggatgaggatgaatatgaagaagaggattgggttgtctctctacgtgataagggtgagagcgtattcaaggttatttgcaaaaataaaattgctagcactcacttctttgaaatcttgactaccgctattgagagccaaaaacttatttggatgcatgagaacaccattgataaaaagggtgctcttgaacgagagtatgccaatgatgtagcatccttaaagaatgatcttgaagaagaacaagataccgtagcctctctagaggagcaacttgaaacccttgaggtgtctcaaaatgaaatatttgctaaactcactaaagaaagagaccatgctaaagctaaattaaaattgcttaaaaatgaaaagtctaaagttggtgttggtcatgataaacttgttaaggatctagatgatctagacaaggcccacaaggccttggagagcgaacactctatcctcaccaagtcatatgagcaactacaagcttcatatttaaaagagcatgctatgttaccctctcttcttgatatgtcttgtgatgatgcttgtgctactaactctacttcttgtgaagcatctatcttgaaggagaatgttgagctaagggctcaacttgatttgctaactagcaattatgggaaattggaagaaaatcgtggaaagcttgctagctcccatgaggatcttctagcctctcatgataggctaaagttagctcatgaggctatcatatctaaggcaacaccttgtgagcctcatgtgggtactagcactactactcaaaatgttatattgccatgtgctagtcctagtaattcatccactcataatattgctaaatcttgtgatgaattatcttccttgccttcttgctctaacaatgaaggttctacttcctctagtacttgtgttgttactaaccatgtagaggaaatcaaagagctcaaggctcaagtcacttctttgaagaatgacttggtaaagagtcatgaagggaaatgcaaacttgacacgatgttaagtgtgcaacaatcccccaatgacaagagtggacttggattcaaatccaacaacaagaacaagtccaacaacaacaacaacaacaacaagggccaagtacaagtcaaagacccggccaagattgtttgcttcaagtgcaaaattgaagggcaccatgttagatctcgccctttgaagaagaagcaaaaagggaagcggcctcaagctcaaactcatattcaacctcaagttgaagaaattccacttcccaagaagaatcaagccaatgctcccattgtggagaaatctagtgagaagaaggagaggaaaagaacttgctacatatgccgtgagaagggccacatctcctctttttgcactattggtacctcatccaactctatctccattgatgatgtttattctcttcgtaaggatgagggtggcaatgtgtttgccaaatatgttggtgctcaaagtggtgtcaaaaaaagaaccatttgggttgccaagcctattgtgactaacctcttaggacctaacttggttggggaccaacaatccaaaacttgatcaataggtgcttgttggagggcattggagacttggctacatcatgaagaattaagggatcttcattatttatactatctcaagccaagtcttttggttatcttacttctatcatacacccaatgttcctccttgcggtaacatgtgctcaactcatttatattgaaagttactcgcccctttgcatgtgttagttttgttcctaacatgtgtttgtatatgttgtgcatcctacttttttttcttgagaaatcaagtctatgtatgttaggttgcacaccatgtatttgtgcttgtgttggagcctctttgcatcttgttgtatcttatatggctcttatgagagattaatggactataacattttgggggagtgatatgcgtttaggaatttcacaatcctaacaatgtgtgtacatgaggaatatcacttagaattgatattgcaagattatctagtctctatgtggtatgtcatcttcatgagaaattcaaattctaatgttcattaatatctctagttggatcttatttgcctcttgtgaaaataaattccttatcacattatgggggagtaataagctttgtgcatattacaagcctaggaaatgtgaacatttgaggttgtgtcacatagaattgatattgtaaattatctttcatatgtgacatgttttctcaaacaagttccaatttgcttaaatggcttcattgctaatatctttgtggatcttatttgtgaaagtggtccttagcatggtttttcacaatgtgtctctcaatacatttttggaaaaccatatgcttcaagtcatactattaattgctttgcatgttggtatgaatactattaattgctttgcatgttggtatgaatactattaattgctttgcatgttggtatgaatactattaattgctttgcatgatggtatgactaattgaagctatcaagaaactctctttgcatgatggttaactcttatcttttaccatatgctttatttggtgtagatatgatcttacatatacttacaaactaccaccgggaaatatttcctaataccttgtgtcctaggacaattggcaatctattatgaggtagaaatttattgatcatatttacattggctcttgtgtttaaattgtcttatttattgccatgaatttgttgtgctttgactcccatgtgtcttccttgcatcttatggatctaagttgtctattcaaactttcttaacattgttagaagatataggtagcgtgatgatcctagttttgtgaattttgtattcatataaaaaatcctagataatgcaccaaacttgggggagctcttctatattattagaatgcttaacatctcttgatctttatcaaaaaatttgttttgggagacataaaattttctttttggtactttgtgccatcataaaaagtgtcgagggtttggtttatttgttggaaccttgctctcttgggagttggttatctcattcctttgtgcttaggtttaattagcttcttataatgagataagtctttggagtcaatcttgtgttgatttgattctttgatataatttggacaaccattgtctcttggtttatttggtgttttgtccaaattgtatcttcctttggttcttgaaagtattgtgcatgcatatttaatatatgtatatcttatggcatgtgtcactttctttgatccaatatatagggtaaactccatcaaatcctaatttgactaagatgtgcatgaaattcaatttcatatctatatgcacatagaattgtggagtttgtcctatatgttgtagtgtgtctaactacttcggacccaattagtttggggacc
Coding sequences within it:
- the LOC127338478 gene encoding uncharacterized protein, translating into MPFAGTLPLSALLLLLVLSADAQPVEGLMPAGNATATEAAEMCTVFHGGLVDKAPVALFLDDGVLLPSASGAAPSPAPWRAPSPPPPPPPPPPILTDTRATTPGAAPAHKKGLSWRAKTWVLAVAMLLVVFLSRPEASPASRIDGSGADSPLDGNGGGGEFFYCAICMETVADILKFSVTSCGHEFCFTCVAQYVAAKLGENAARVDCPDPGCGGAGAVEPESCRGIISPDLLDKWGFLLCESAFGAGNKVYCPYRECSAPLLADDGGEAIAQAECPHCHRLFCGRCAVPWHAGVECREFQQLGQDERGRDDLLLRRLAGRQRWQRCPKCHMYVEKSEGCNYIKCRCGHSFCYRCASKVSALTHYCNKCKR